In a single window of the Niabella ginsenosidivorans genome:
- a CDS encoding TldD/PmbA family protein, producing MTRCLRLWITLSCLTFFSPSVSGQDLLMNVLTKELNREFKQLKAADSRLYYMSYRVEDILVYNIRTSFGAVSGIDSAHYRIFTPSVRLGSYQLDNTHNISFGQTAAALPVTDNGDLLTLAIWKSTDNSYKSSAQAYEQILTSKKVNVAEEDTAADFSPANKSVYYDPPVDYDRLRPDMHMLTGNLAAYSAALKSNPDLLAGIAMLEFKITRKYFTDTKGSAIIENGTSTWQSVYSYTKAQDGMELPLFRMYFAWNPEGLPSPDSVLKDVHTMSAKLTALRSAPIADPYVGPAILSGRAAGVFFHEIFGHRLEGKRMKSDQDGQTFKNKIGTQVLPSFLSITMDPTIKKLDNTQVDGFYRYDDEGVQAQKTNVVQDGILKTFLMTRTPINGVSGSNGHARTAAGGIPESRQSNLIVSAGITRSPDALKQLLRDEAKKQGREYGYYFEDVQGGFTNIGRTTPNAFNVMPIEVYKVFTDGRPDQLVRGVDLIGTPLSMFRRIIAAGNTRQTFNGMCGSNSGWVPVSASSPAIFVDAIETQKKNKSTDRLPVLPRPDLDKEPAR from the coding sequence ATGACCAGATGTCTGCGATTATGGATCACGTTGAGTTGCCTAACCTTTTTTTCACCATCCGTATCAGGGCAGGATCTGCTGATGAATGTGCTCACCAAAGAGCTGAACCGGGAATTTAAACAGTTGAAGGCTGCCGATAGCCGGTTGTATTATATGAGCTACCGTGTTGAGGATATTCTGGTATACAACATCCGTACTTCGTTTGGCGCTGTATCCGGTATTGACTCAGCTCATTACCGCATATTTACCCCTTCCGTCCGTTTGGGAAGTTACCAACTGGACAACACGCATAACATCAGCTTTGGCCAGACTGCAGCGGCACTTCCCGTAACTGATAACGGAGACCTGCTTACGCTGGCTATCTGGAAAAGCACGGATAATAGTTACAAGAGTTCGGCACAGGCATATGAGCAGATTCTTACCAGTAAAAAAGTGAATGTTGCAGAAGAAGATACTGCAGCAGATTTTTCCCCGGCAAATAAATCTGTATACTATGATCCTCCCGTGGATTATGACCGACTGCGTCCCGACATGCATATGCTTACAGGGAACCTGGCAGCGTATTCCGCTGCATTGAAATCCAACCCGGACCTCCTGGCAGGCATAGCAATGCTTGAATTTAAAATAACGCGCAAATATTTTACAGATACCAAGGGCTCGGCGATCATTGAAAACGGAACCAGCACCTGGCAATCTGTCTACAGCTATACAAAAGCGCAGGATGGTATGGAACTGCCCCTGTTCCGGATGTATTTTGCCTGGAACCCGGAAGGATTGCCCTCCCCCGACAGTGTGTTAAAAGACGTTCACACCATGAGCGCAAAACTTACAGCGCTCCGCTCAGCGCCCATAGCAGACCCTTATGTTGGCCCTGCCATCCTTTCCGGAAGGGCTGCCGGTGTTTTTTTTCATGAAATCTTTGGTCACCGGCTGGAAGGCAAAAGAATGAAAAGCGACCAGGACGGACAAACCTTCAAAAACAAGATCGGCACCCAGGTGTTGCCCTCCTTCCTTAGCATTACCATGGATCCTACAATAAAAAAGCTGGACAATACGCAAGTAGACGGCTTTTACCGATATGATGACGAAGGTGTGCAGGCACAAAAGACCAATGTGGTGCAGGACGGGATTTTAAAAACATTTTTAATGACCCGTACTCCCATTAACGGGGTCAGCGGATCGAACGGGCATGCCCGTACTGCTGCAGGAGGCATTCCTGAAAGCCGGCAAAGCAACCTCATTGTAAGTGCCGGTATTACCCGGTCGCCCGATGCATTAAAACAGCTTTTACGCGACGAAGCAAAAAAGCAGGGCCGTGAATATGGTTATTATTTTGAGGATGTGCAGGGCGGTTTTACCAACATTGGCCGTACCACGCCCAATGCATTCAATGTAATGCCCATTGAAGTGTATAAGGTGTTCACAGATGGCAGACCGGATCAGCTGGTACGGGGGGTTGACCTCATCGGAACGCCCCTGTCCATGTTCCGGAGGATTATAGCTGCCGGCAATACCCGGCAGACCTTTAACGGAATGTGTGGCTCAAACTCCGGATGGGTGCCTGTTTCCGCATCGTCTCCTGCCATATTTGTGGATGCTATTGAAACGCAGAAAAAAAATAAGTCCACAGACAGACTGCCCGTGCTTCCCAGGCCGGACCTTGATAAAGAACCTGCCCGATGA